The Babylonia areolata isolate BAREFJ2019XMU chromosome 22, ASM4173473v1, whole genome shotgun sequence genome contains a region encoding:
- the LOC143297114 gene encoding uncharacterized protein LOC143297114: MSASPFLTKNFTAHTNAPSNWTGRQGRVTAEDCVVLGVDTGGFIPWDNPDNMVSQDVEQAVDTAVGAVCLPILFLISAPANILNMLVFWKQGLRERINLCLFYLSCVDFVHMLHAFLCNVDRFYLLVNQKGRYGPVFQFLADNRLLGLRSLTWLSGFVSMFIACERCFCVVSPLRSQTILSTRTTGFILAFTTMFSVTGSVFQGMRFSVVCVFDPETNVTYKAMLTSKFYYRYRESLDVLTLFSATIQPFIYVTVIVVTTIVTSVQLKKMVAWRERTSSNRLSSREMVLTRMLIALSVLYIICSLPATTLGFGVIFISDISLHGRYYNLGVILIAFYKLTSYVNATFNFFIYCFLGTKYRDTLRKILGCDAVKSVSS, translated from the coding sequence ATGTCTGCATCACCATTCCTGACAAAGAATTTCACAGCGCACACAAATGCGCCATCCAACTGGACAGGTCGTCAGGGAAGGGTCACTGCAGAAGACTGTGTGGTGTTAGGTGTTGACACCGGTGGCTTCATCCCTTGGGACAACCCGGACAACATGGTCAGTCAGGACGTGGAACAGGCAGTGGACACAGCAGTGGGGGCCGTGTGTCTGCCCATCCTCTTTCTCATCTCCGCCCCAGCCAACATCCTCAACATGCTGGTGTTCTGGAAACAAGGACTCAGAGAACGCATCAACCTGTGTCTGTTCTACCTCTCTTGTGTTGACTTTGTCCACATGCTCCATGCGTTCCTGTGCAATGTGGACAGGTTTTATCTTCTGGTCAATCAAAAAGGGAGGTATGGTCCAGTCTTCCAGTTTCTTGCAGACAACAGACTGCTGGGACTTCGTAGCCTCACTTGGCTGTCTGGTTTTGTGTCCATGTTCATCGCTTGTGAGCGATGCTTTTGTGTCGTGAGTCCGCTACGGTCTCAAACGATCCTAAGCACTAGAACGACCGGCTTCATCCTGGCGTTTACTACGATGTTTAGTGTGACAGGCTCTGTGTTTCAAGGCATGAGGTTTagcgtggtttgtgtgtttgatccAGAGACCAACGTAACGTACAAAGCGATGCTGACCAGCAAGTTCTATTACCGCTATCGTGAGAGTCTGGACGTACTCACCCTCTTTAGTGCTACTATCCAACCTTTCATTTACGTCACCGTGATTGTGGTAACAACAATCGTGACGTCAGTTCAGTTAAAGAAAATGGTGGCCTGGCGAGAACGGACGTCCTCCAACAGGTTGTCGTCACGTGAAATGGTGCTCACCCGCATGCTCATCGCGCTTTCTGTTTTGTACATCATCTGCTCACTTCCAGCAACGACTTTAGGCTTTGGAGTCATATTCATTTCGGACATCAGTCTCCACGGACGCTACTACAATCTTGGCGTCATTCTCATTGCCTTCTACAAACTGACTTCCTACGTTAATGCCACGTTTAACTTCTTCATCTACTGTTTTCTTGGCACAAAATACAGGGACACACTCCGGAAGATACTTGGGTGTGATGCCGTAAAGTCCGTATCTTCATAA
- the LOC143297113 gene encoding uncharacterized protein LOC143297113, protein MSASPFLTKIFTVHANLPSNWTGRQGKVTAEGCVVLGVDTGGFIPWDNPDNIVSQDVEQAVDTAVGAVSLPILFLISAPTDILNMLVFWKQGLRERINLCLFYLSCVDFVHILHAFLCNVDRFYLLVNQKGRYGPVFQFLADNRLLGLRSLTWLSGFVSMFIACERCFCVVSPLRSQTILSTRTTGFILTFTTVFSVTGSVFQSMRFSVVCVFDPETNVTYKAMLTSKFYYRYRESLDVLTLFSATIQPFIYVTVIVVTTIVTSVQLKKMVAWRERTSSNRLSSREMVLTRMLIALSVLYIICALPTTALGFGVIFISDISLHGRYYNLSLVLIAFYKLTSYINATFNFFIYCFLGTKYRDTLRKILGCDAIKSVSS, encoded by the coding sequence ATGTCTGCATCGCCATTCCTGACAAAGATTTTCACAGTGCACGCAAATTTGCCATCCAACTGGACAGGTCGTCAGGGAAAGGTCACTGCAGAAGGCTGTGTGGTGTTAGGTGTTGACACCGGTGGCTTCATCCCTTGGGACAACCCGGACAACATCGTCAGTCAGGACGTGGAACAGGCAGTGGACACAGCAGTGGGGGCCGTGTCTCTGCCCATCCTCTTTCTCATCTCCGCCCCAACCGACATCCTCAACATGCTGGTGTTCTGGAAACAAGGACTCAGAGAACGCATCAACCTGTGTCTGTTCTACCTCTCCTGTGTTGACTTTGTCCACATACTCCACGCGTTCCTGTGCAATGTGGACAGGTTTTATCTTCTGGTCAATCAAAAAGGGAGGTATGGTCCAGTCTTCCAGTTTCTTGCAGACAACAGACTGCTGGGACTTCGTAGCCTCACTTGGCTGTCTGGTTTTGTCTCTATGTTCATCGCTTGTGAGCGATGCTTTTGTGTCGTGAGTCCGCTACGGTCTCAAACGATCCTAAGCACCAGAACGACCGGCTTCATCCTGACGTTTACCACCGTGTTTAGTGTGACAGGGTCTGTGTTTCAAAGCATGAGGTTTagcgtggtttgtgtgtttgatccAGAGACCAACGTAACGTACAAAGCGATGCTGACCAGCAAGTTCTATTACCGCTATCGTGAGAGTCTGGACGTACTCACCCTCTTTAGTGCTACTATCCAACCTTTCATTTACGTCACCGTGATTGTGGTGACAACAATCGTGACGTCAGTTCAGTTAAAGAAAATGGTGGCCTGGCGAGAACGGACGTCCTCCAACAGGTTGTCATCACGTGAAATGGTGCTCACCCGCATGCTCATCGCGCTTTCTGTTTTGTACATCATCTGCGCACTTCCAACAACGGCTTTAGGCTTTGGAGTCATATTCATTTCGGACATCAGTCTCCATGGACGCTACTACAATCTCAGCCTCGTTCTCATTGCCTTCTACAAACTGACTTCCTACATTAATGCCACGTTTAACTTCTTCATCTACTGTTTTCTTGGCACAAAATACAGGGACACACTCCGGAAGATACTTGGGTGTGATGCCATAAAGTCCGTATCTTCATAA